The Mycobacterium sp. EPa45 genomic interval GCGATGCAATCGCGCCCGCGACGACCAGGGTCGTCGTGACCGGAACGTCCATCGGGGTGATCTCGTCACCGACGTTGATCTCGTTCCAGGCCAAGGTCGTTCGTCGAGTTGCGGTGGAGGTCATCGGGTTCCTTCCGAATATGTGTTGCCGAGGCGGGCCAGCTGCTGGGACGCGGAACCGAGTGCGAGCTCGATCTGCTTGCCCCACAGGAAGTAACGAGATAGCGGATAGGTGATGTCGATACCCATGCCACCGTGAACCTGCTGGGCGGTGGCGACGACGCGCGCGCCGGCCTCGGCCGCCCAGAACTTGGCGATCGCGGCCTCACGTTCGGCCGGCCGCTCCTCGTCGATCAACCAGGCCGCGTGCCAGGTGGTCCAGCGGATCGCCTCGGTGTCGATGAAGGCATCGGCCATCCGCTGTTGTACCGCCTGGAAAGAGCCGATCGGACGGCCGAACTGCTCGCGCTCGGTGGTGTACGACGCCGCGAGTCGTAGTGCGCGCTCGGTGACACCTACCTGCATGGCGCATAGACCGACAAGCGCGCGGGTGTGCAGCGCACGCACGGCGTCGGGACTCCGGTCGCCGTCGAGACGACGACCGGTCACGCCGGTGAGCGTGACGTCCGCGTACGGTTCACCGTTGGTGGTGTTGACCGGGGAGACCTCGAGGCCGGTGGCATCGGAGTCGACGGCGAACAGGGCCGGTCCGTCGTCGGCGAGCGCAGACACCAGGATGGCGTCGGCCAACTGGGCGGAGGGCACCAGCTCTTTCACGCCGTCGATCCGCCATCCGTCGCCGTCACGCTGTGCGGTGGTGACGCGCGGTGCCGCCGGGTCCGAATTGCCCGGCTCAGCGAGCGCGGCGGTGAGGATCGTACTGCCGTCGACCACACCTGGCAGGTATTTGTCCTTAAGCGCCGAATCCCCCTGGCGCGCAATGGTGTCGGCGCCGAGTACGAGCGTGGAGTACACCGGTACCGGTGCGACGCTCCAGCCCACCTCGGCAAGCAGTACACCGAGTTCGAGGAAACCGCCGCCACTGCCGCCTACTGATTCGGGCAGTGAGATACCGAGGAGGTCGGCCGAGGCGAGTTCGCTCCACAACGCGGCGTCGTAGCGCACCTCACCCGACTCCAGTTCGGTGAGGTGCTCAGGTGTCGCGCGATGCTCGAAGAGCTGGCGCGCGACCTTGCCGACGGTCTCCTGGTCCTCGGTAAAAGAGAAATCCATGGTGTGTTCAGCTTCCGGTCAGGATGCGGGCCGGAATTGGTGTAGAACCAATTCCTCTCCGCTGGGCAGGGCTTCGAAGGTGTCGTAGAAGACTTCGACCGACATATCCGTTTTGATATCGGCCGGGTCGATCTCGCACAGGTTCGAGACGATACGAACCCCCTCGTCGAGTTCGATGAGTGCGACAACGTAGGGGTACTGAAGAAACGGCAGTGGCGGATACTGTGGCATCACGAAGCTGTAAACCGTTCCGCGGCCGGTGGATACCACGTAATCCCAATTCAGCGACTGGCAGTTGCCGCACATCGGGCGCGGCGGCACTCGCAACGTCTGACAGTCGGTGCACCGCTGGATTCTGAGCTCGTGTTCCTTGAGGCCCGACCAGAAGAACTCGGTGTCGGGGCTGATCGAGGGAGCGAGTCGATTGGCCACGCGTCATTCGCCCTTCTTGAACCGCAGCGTCCGGAAGCGCTGGCGTCCGATGACTTCGCCGTCCTGATTGCGGTATGTCGTGATCCAGGTGACGAAGAACCCGGTACCCATCGCGGTCTTCTTCTCGTCGGAGATGGTTTCGAAAACGGTTTCGGCAGTCAGGTCGTCACCGACCCGCGGGTAGCGCTCGATCTCGAACTCCGAGTTCGTTGCGACGATGCCGGTGTATCCGGCGTCGCTGAGGAACTGCAGTGGATTCTCACCGAGCTCGATAGGCACGCCGTCGCGTTCCAGGATGCCCTCGATTTTGGGCGGCGCCATGGTCCACGTCTGCAGCATGACCGGCGGGGACACCAGCCCACCGTGGCGCGAATTCTTCGCGAAATCCTCGTCCAGGTATGCAGGGTTGAAGTCACTGAGCGCGTACGCCCAGTGGCGGATCATGGGCGCGTTCACCGGATCTGGCGAACGTACAGGCTGGCCCGAGCTGATCGGTTGACCGATGAGC includes:
- a CDS encoding MaoC family dehydratase N-terminal domain-containing protein, encoding MTNTTDEGLRAKLDALIGQPISSGQPVRSPDPVNAPMIRHWAYALSDFNPAYLDEDFAKNSRHGGLVSPPVMLQTWTMAPPKIEGILERDGVPIELGENPLQFLSDAGYTGIVATNSEFEIERYPRVGDDLTAETVFETISDEKKTAMGTGFFVTWITTYRNQDGEVIGRQRFRTLRFKKGE
- a CDS encoding acyl-CoA dehydrogenase family protein yields the protein MDFSFTEDQETVGKVARQLFEHRATPEHLTELESGEVRYDAALWSELASADLLGISLPESVGGSGGGFLELGVLLAEVGWSVAPVPVYSTLVLGADTIARQGDSALKDKYLPGVVDGSTILTAALAEPGNSDPAAPRVTTAQRDGDGWRIDGVKELVPSAQLADAILVSALADDGPALFAVDSDATGLEVSPVNTTNGEPYADVTLTGVTGRRLDGDRSPDAVRALHTRALVGLCAMQVGVTERALRLAASYTTEREQFGRPIGSFQAVQQRMADAFIDTEAIRWTTWHAAWLIDEERPAEREAAIAKFWAAEAGARVVATAQQVHGGMGIDITYPLSRYFLWGKQIELALGSASQQLARLGNTYSEGTR
- a CDS encoding Zn-ribbon domain-containing OB-fold protein; translation: MANRLAPSISPDTEFFWSGLKEHELRIQRCTDCQTLRVPPRPMCGNCQSLNWDYVVSTGRGTVYSFVMPQYPPLPFLQYPYVVALIELDEGVRIVSNLCEIDPADIKTDMSVEVFYDTFEALPSGEELVLHQFRPAS